A genome region from Williamwhitmania sp. includes the following:
- a CDS encoding Hsp20/alpha crystallin family protein, with protein sequence MLPIVKNYNNLPSLIDDIFGRNWFENIVEGSTGRTTTPAVNVYEDKDDYRIEVAAPGLKKENFKLDLNQRVLSITSEKMGEQKEEQGGKFIRKEFSYNSFCRTFALPSSVNAEKISAKYEEGILTVLLPKKEEAKVISARQIAIS encoded by the coding sequence ATGTTACCAATTGTAAAAAACTACAACAACTTACCCAGCCTTATTGATGATATTTTTGGTCGCAACTGGTTCGAAAATATCGTGGAGGGCTCAACAGGAAGGACAACGACACCTGCCGTTAATGTTTATGAGGACAAGGACGATTATCGTATTGAAGTTGCCGCTCCTGGGTTGAAGAAGGAGAATTTTAAACTTGATCTTAACCAGCGCGTGCTGTCCATCACTTCAGAAAAAATGGGTGAGCAAAAAGAGGAACAAGGTGGCAAGTTTATCAGAAAAGAGTTCAGCTATAACTCCTTCTGCAGAACATTTGCTCTTCCTTCGTCTGTGAATGCTGAAAAGATTTCGGCAAAATATGAAGAAGGTATTTTAACCGTATTACTACCCAAAAAGGAAGAGGCAAAAGTAATATCTGCTCGACAAATTGCAATTAGCTAA